The following are from one region of the Stigmatella ashevillena genome:
- a CDS encoding multidrug effflux MFS transporter yields the protein MTTPENAPRAPSTFVLELILGALTAFGPLSIDMYLPALPNIGVDLHASTSAVQLTLATFFVGLALGQFGVGPLIDHFGRTKPLYAGLALYVAGSAGCALAPNVEALSAFRFVQAIGGAVAIVVPRAVVRDLQSGVGAARMMSRLVLVMGVAPILAPLLGGALLSAFGWRSIFWTLAAAGLGALAIVFFTLPETAPPRHGRTAQPPPFGELLRDPSFVGHALTGGMLQAAMFAYIAGSSFVFITLHHVPAEHFGWFFGANAAGLILNSQINRRLLSRFSPSQLLQWAVRGALLMAVVVWVIAFTGWGQLWGMAGALFLFMSTLGFNTPNSTALALENHGKRAGVASAILGSLQFTIAALASWAVSATHNGTAVPMASVILVATVLGWAALKFASSRGKPRAEDKPSSASRHREKAA from the coding sequence TTGACGACCCCGGAGAACGCCCCACGCGCGCCGAGCACCTTCGTGCTCGAACTCATCCTCGGCGCACTGACCGCCTTCGGGCCGCTGTCCATCGACATGTATCTGCCCGCCCTGCCCAACATTGGGGTGGACCTTCATGCCAGCACGTCCGCCGTGCAGCTCACGCTGGCGACCTTCTTCGTGGGACTCGCCCTGGGGCAATTCGGCGTGGGCCCGTTGATTGATCACTTCGGCCGGACAAAGCCCCTCTACGCGGGGCTGGCCCTGTACGTGGCCGGCTCCGCGGGGTGCGCGCTCGCACCCAACGTCGAGGCGCTCTCGGCCTTCCGCTTCGTGCAAGCCATTGGGGGAGCCGTCGCCATCGTCGTGCCCCGCGCGGTGGTGAGGGATCTTCAATCCGGCGTGGGAGCTGCCCGGATGATGTCGCGGCTCGTACTGGTCATGGGCGTCGCGCCCATTCTCGCTCCGCTCCTCGGAGGCGCGCTGCTCAGCGCGTTCGGCTGGCGCTCCATCTTCTGGACCTTGGCCGCCGCGGGCCTGGGAGCGCTGGCCATTGTCTTCTTCACCCTGCCCGAGACAGCGCCGCCGCGCCACGGGCGCACGGCACAGCCACCGCCGTTTGGCGAGCTGCTCCGGGACCCCAGCTTCGTGGGCCATGCGCTCACCGGAGGCATGCTGCAAGCAGCGATGTTCGCGTACATCGCGGGCTCCTCCTTCGTCTTCATCACCCTGCACCATGTCCCGGCCGAGCACTTTGGCTGGTTCTTCGGAGCCAACGCAGCCGGGCTGATCCTCAACTCGCAGATCAACCGTCGGCTGCTCTCCCGCTTCTCCCCAAGCCAGTTGCTCCAGTGGGCGGTGCGCGGCGCGCTCCTCATGGCCGTGGTCGTCTGGGTGATCGCCTTCACCGGTTGGGGACAGCTGTGGGGAATGGCCGGCGCACTCTTCCTCTTCATGTCCACCCTTGGGTTCAACACCCCCAACTCCACGGCGCTGGCCCTCGAGAACCACGGCAAGCGCGCGGGTGTCGCCTCCGCCATCCTGGGGTCCCTCCAGTTCACGATCGCCGCGCTCGCCTCATGGGCGGTCAGCGCAACCCACAATGGAACCGCCGTGCCCATGGCGAGTGTCATCTTGGTCGCGACCGTGCTGGGATGGGCCGCGCTGAAGTTCGCGTCCTCGCGCGGGAAGCCTCGCGCGGAGGACAAACCGTCCTCCGCAAGCCGGCACCGCGAAAAGGCCGCCTGA
- a CDS encoding GNAT family N-acetyltransferase — MLSWQWKTFSELTLDELYRLLALRSEVFVLEQKSLYLDMDGHDRACHHLLGQHAGEAGSSLAAYLRVLPPGLKYPEASFGRVVTSPTMRRHGYGKLLVEKSLTFIESAYSHPPIRIGAQHHLQRFYEGYGFRQVSEVYDEDGIPHIDMLRTPSSRSL; from the coding sequence ATGCTGTCGTGGCAGTGGAAGACGTTCTCGGAGCTGACGCTCGACGAGTTGTACCGCCTGCTGGCGCTCCGCTCTGAAGTGTTCGTGCTGGAGCAGAAGAGCCTCTACCTGGACATGGACGGCCATGACCGCGCCTGCCATCACTTGCTGGGGCAGCACGCCGGGGAAGCAGGCTCCTCGCTGGCTGCCTACCTGCGCGTCCTCCCTCCGGGACTGAAGTACCCCGAGGCCAGCTTCGGCCGTGTGGTGACATCGCCAACCATGCGCCGCCATGGCTACGGCAAGCTCTTGGTGGAAAAGAGCCTGACTTTCATCGAGTCGGCCTACTCCCACCCGCCCATCCGGATTGGCGCCCAGCACCACCTCCAACGGTTCTATGAAGGCTACGGCTTCCGCCAGGTGAGCGAGGTATACGACGAGGACGGCATCCCCCACATCGACATGCTCCGCACGCCCTCCTCCCGCTCCCTTTGA
- a CDS encoding sulfate/molybdate ABC transporter ATP-binding protein, producing MSVIVEKLTKRFSAGGTPAVSDVSFQAPPGAITTLLGPSGAGKSTLLRAIAGLETPDEGRILIDGVDCTDLPVQKRGVGVVFQSYALFRHMTVRENIAFGLNVRRMSRVDVNARVDEMLKLIQLEELGRRTPSQLSGGQRQRVAFARALAIRPKVLLLDEPFGALDTRVREELREWLQELHELTGVTTILVTHDQEEALEISQHVVIMSEGRVAQAGSPEDIYNSPATPFVASFVGGTSILKGHVREGRAEVGSLVVAAPHSAREGEAVQAFVRPHDIKLARSLHGHGGASTGRVERLKPVGGYVKVLLKLPSGDSVTVEVPRKEFDELGVVEGDSVHADVRAARVFVGDFSI from the coding sequence GGACCCCCGCGGTTTCGGACGTGTCCTTCCAGGCCCCTCCCGGCGCCATCACCACCCTACTCGGCCCCTCGGGCGCAGGCAAGTCCACCCTCCTGCGCGCCATCGCCGGGCTGGAAACGCCGGACGAGGGGCGGATTCTCATCGACGGCGTGGACTGCACGGACCTGCCCGTCCAGAAGCGGGGCGTCGGCGTGGTGTTCCAAAGCTACGCGCTGTTCCGCCACATGACGGTGCGCGAGAACATCGCGTTCGGGTTGAACGTGCGCCGGATGTCCCGGGTCGATGTGAACGCCCGCGTCGACGAGATGTTGAAGCTGATCCAGCTCGAGGAACTGGGCCGACGGACGCCCAGCCAGCTGTCCGGCGGCCAACGCCAACGCGTGGCCTTTGCCCGGGCGTTGGCCATCCGCCCCAAGGTGCTGCTGCTGGACGAGCCCTTCGGCGCGCTGGACACCCGGGTGCGCGAGGAACTCCGGGAGTGGCTCCAGGAGCTTCATGAGCTCACGGGGGTGACCACGATCCTGGTCACCCATGACCAGGAAGAAGCGCTGGAGATCTCCCAGCACGTCGTCATCATGTCCGAGGGACGGGTGGCTCAGGCAGGCTCTCCCGAGGACATCTACAACAGCCCTGCCACGCCGTTTGTCGCCTCCTTCGTCGGAGGAACGAGCATCCTCAAAGGACATGTCCGGGAGGGCCGCGCCGAAGTGGGCTCGCTCGTGGTGGCGGCGCCTCACAGTGCCCGCGAGGGAGAAGCGGTGCAGGCGTTCGTCCGTCCCCACGACATCAAGCTCGCCAGGTCCCTCCACGGCCACGGTGGAGCCTCGACGGGGCGGGTGGAGCGGCTGAAACCCGTGGGGGGCTACGTGAAGGTCCTGCTCAAGCTTCCGAGCGGAGACAGCGTCACCGTCGAGGTCCCCCGCAAGGAGTTCGATGAGCTGGGGGTTGTCGAAGGGGACTCGGTCCACGCGGATGTACGCGCGGCCCGGGTCTTCGTGGGAGACTTCTCCATCTGA